In Citrus sinensis cultivar Valencia sweet orange chromosome 2, DVS_A1.0, whole genome shotgun sequence, a single genomic region encodes these proteins:
- the LOC102625312 gene encoding plasmodesmata-located protein 6, translated as MASTQTPSLILLLLLLLTTLSILTTPSSSSTETFVFGGCSQQKYTPGSAYENSVNSMLTSLVNSAMFSSYNNFTIQGQQTLYGLFQCRGDLSTADCGRCVAHAVSQLGTLCLDSCGGVLQLDGCFVKYDNISFLGVEDKTVVVKKCGPLIGYDSDASTRRDAVLGYLGSSDGSYKPYRVGGSGDVTGVAQCVGDLSASECQDCLSDAIGRLKTDCGAAKWGDMFLAKCYARYSEGGDHSHGGKDNDDDNDEEIEKTLAILIGMIAGIALLVIFLSSIRRLCDGKGKGGK; from the exons ATGGCTTCAACCCAAACACCTTCGctgattcttcttcttcttcttcttctcactACTCTCTCAATTCTCACAACCCCTTCATCTTCATCCACCGAGACCTTCGTTTTCGGCGGCTGCTCCCAGCAAAAGTACACTCCCGGCTCAGCTTACGAAAACAGCGTCAACTCGATGCTCACTTCCCTTGTCAACTCAGCCATGTTCAGTTCCTACAACAACTTCACCATCCAGGGCCAGCAAACCCTCTACGGCCTCTTCCAATGCCGCGGCGACCTCTCCACCGCCGACTGCGGCCGCTGCGTCGCCCACGCCGTGAGTCAACTCGGCACCCTTTGCCTCGACTCCTGCGGTGGCGTCTTGCAGCTCGATGGCTGCTTCgttaaatatgataatatttcGTTTCTGGGCGTCGAGGACAAGACTGTGGTTGTTAAAAAATGTGGGCCGTTGATCGGGTATGACTCCGATGCGTCGACCCGGCGTGATGCTGTTTTGGGTTATTTAGGGTCGAGTGATGGGTCCTATAAGCCGTACAGAGTTGGTGGGTCCGGGGACGTCACCGGTGTGGCACAGTGCGTAGGTGATTTGAGTGCGAGCGAGTGCCAGGATTGTTTGTCCGACGCCATCGGACGGCTGAAAACGGACTGTGGGGCCGCCAAGTGGGGTGACATGTTCTTGGCCAAGTGCTACGCGCGCTACTCGGAAGGTGGTGACCACTCGCACGGTGGAAAGG ataatgatgatgataacgATGAGGAGATCGAGAAGACACTCGCAATACTAATTGGAATGATTGCTGGAATTGCCCTACTAGttatatttctttcttccATTAGAAGATTGTGTGATGGGAAAGGAAAAG GTGGTAAATGA